The sequence below is a genomic window from Montipora capricornis isolate CH-2021 chromosome 14, ASM3666992v2, whole genome shotgun sequence.
AAGACAGGTCACTGCGTAATGGATCCAAAGAACGATTTTCGCATCTGACACCATCCCTTTCGCCGATCCCTTTCAAAATAGTTTCCATCAACAAATCAGCACTTCCATTCGCGATTTCGTTTTGTCGAAAGGTGATCTTGCTGTCTTTTCTTAGCACCCAAAACGTGATCTTGTTCTTGTCAAGTGCCACAAAAACGGCTTGTGAAGGTAAAAGCTCTAATGCAGCTGTAAGAGTTGGATTCGGAGCAAGCCCAGAAAATGACTGAGAGTCAATGCCGTATTGATCTTTCAAAATATCCATCAAAGCCTGTGCTCGACCTttctcagcagcatacaaagcttcttcaatctctccattcttcaaaagtgTCCTCCACAGAGAAGTGTATGACATGCTATAAAAatcacgaaagcttattttcaatTCATCTTCTGACTTTAGACTGTaccttgtttcatcaaaatgttttatactTAAACGATAACAACTGAGTGCATTACTCAAGGAACCCAACAATTCATGAACATAACCTTGCCAACACCAGGCGATTCCCTCTCCTAGACAGTCTCCACTTTCCTTGCGAATACAAAGACTGTGTTCATGGTACTCCATGGctagtttaaaattacctagattgccataggcaattcccagatttccataggctgttCCCTCcgcagccctatcccctacttctttagcaatattCAGACATTTTTCGTAGAACTCAATGGctagtttaaaattacctagattgcaatgggcaattcccagatttccatagctTGATCCTTCCttagccctatcccctacttctttagcaatactaagacatttttcgtggtactcaatggcttgtttaaaattacctagattgcgatgGACagttcccagatttccatagctTGGTCCCTCCttagccctatcccctacttctttagcaatactaagacatttttcgtggtactcaatggcttgtttaaaattacccagcctaagataggcatttcccagatttccataggctgatccctcctcagtcctatcccctacttctttagcaatactaagacatttttcgtagtactcaatggcttgtttaagattACCTAGTCTAAGATAGGCAAtccccagatttccataggctgattcctccccagccctatcccctacttcttttgcaatactaagccttttttcgtagtactcaatggcttgtttaaaattacctagacctAGATACGcgtttcccagatttccatagatTGCTCCCTCCACAGTCCTATCCcatacttcttttgcaatactaagacatttttcgtagtactcaatggcttgtttaagattGCCTAGTCCAAGATAGGCAATCCCCAGacttccataggctgatccctcctcAGCCCTATCccccctatcccctacttcttttgcaatactaagacctttttcgtagtactcaatggctagtttaaaattacctagattgcgataggcatttcccagatttccatacaTTGTTCTCTCCGCAgtcctatcccctacttctttagcaatactgaGACATTTTTCGTAGTAcacaatggcttgtttaaaattacctagactaaaatacgcatttcccagatttccatagatTGTTCCCTCCGCAGCCCTATCCCCTGCTTCTTTAGCTATACTAAGacctttttcgtagtactcaatggcttgtttaaaattacctagattgcgataggcatttcccagatttccatagatTTTTCCCTCcgcagccctatcccctacttctttagcaatactaaaacatttttcgtagtactcaatggcttgtttaaaattacctagactaaaatacgcatttcccagatttccatagattgttccctccccagccctatcccctacttctttagcaatactaagacctttttcgtagtactcaatggcttgtttaaaattacctagaccaAGAtgggcatttcccagatttccatagacAGATCCCTCCACAGCCCTAtaccctacttctttagcaatactgaGACATTTTTCGTAGTAcacaatggcttgtttaaaattacctagccTAAGATAGGCagttcccagatttccataggttgatccctccctagccctatcccctacttctttagcaatactaagatctttttcgtagtactcaatggcttgtttaagattACCTAgcctaagataggcatttcccagatttccatagacAGATCCCTCCACAGCCCTAtaccctacttctttagcaatactgaGACATTTTTCGTAGTAcacaatggcttgtttaaaattacctagcctaagataggcatttcccagatttccataggctggtCCCTCCctagccctatcccctacttcttcagcaatactaagatctttttcgtagtactcaatggcttgtttgaaATTACCTAGACCTAGAtacgcatttcccagatttccataggttggtccctccccagccctatcccctacttctttagcaatactaagcattttttcgtagtactcaatggcttgtttgaaATTACCCAGACAAAAATAGGCAATGCCAAGGTTGTTATAGACTGCTCCCTCCTCAGCCCTGCAGCCTTTTTCTATGAAAATATGTAATGCTTGTGTGTAATTTTTTATGGCCTGCAGATGATCAGGTAGCTTGAGGTAAGCACCGCCGAGATGTAAATGAGCCCTTCCTTCTCGATCCCTGTCTTCTACACTTATCGCAATGGCAAGCTCTAGCATTAGCTGCTCTACTGCTTCTAACTTCCCATCTACCATTCTTCAATAACTAAACGACAGTTCAAGGATGAAGctggaaggaaagaaaggtaaaTACGCTTGATGTTTAATCTGCTTAATAAAACGTTATGGAATATCATGTGAAATCGACGGTACTGAAAACTGTCCATTGCTGTTCATTACGTATCTTACCCCTCAgtcctatttttttaagttttcaaaCAACTGTAGAATTTTTTGGGGGAATTTTAACTCCGTAAATTTTCATCCTTGCCAATTTATCTTCTCTTATTCTCCCCATAATAGCTTTAAGCTGAATATGAGAACTTCTTTCGGCCCTTAGCCATGCAAAATTTCAGTGGGGAGCAAAAACTGTTTCGTTTTAAAATTGAAAGTGGcgaaatagaccattttacagttgtgtgcttagtatagttacctggcctatcaATGAAATTGAGGttagagttgaccttgtttcGATAGAAACCtcatttcttttcttatgtACATTCCAACATATTAGCAAGAGAACACctttaacataagaaaagcagggaggtctgtatcacgacaaggtcaactccaacctcactttcatttaaagtcCAGGTAACAAAGCACATAACTGTAAACCGAGTTTTCGAGTGGTCATAAAATCTCTTATTATTTTCCATAATTTTCTTACTTTTAAATGCCGATTGCCAGAAGCCCGGCGACCCAGAGTGGTGAACCCCCAGGAGATGGCATCTGGGTCTCACACTATACATCAGTACATATTCATTatttactcaacagaatattgggtttcttttttgttaatgacgaatgcataaataggttaaaGTGCAAAAGAGGTTtcagagtgcaatacggaaagTGCTATGGCaacaaagcgatggagtgattttgtCGAGTATGTGATAAGTAAAAACttgtatgaacttgctcgtgcattttgTGTTTGATGGTCACTCGTGATCGGAAAGtcctcaaattgcactcgccggaGAACTTTCAACTTTCACTCGTGCCCATACGTCACTAAATGCACTCGCgatcatacgatttcctatacatatacatattacatactttatttatacacggtaaaatCTTCAGTATATATTACATTGAGAAGTTTCAGTACAACTAGACTGTGACTTTTTTACAAGATTGTCATGTGGGTAGCCCGACCGACAGCTCCTATAAAGTTGGTCAATGTCCCATTTGAAATATCCTAGGGAATCTAATTTCCGTAAGAAAAAAGATattcttagggtgcgttcgattgaccacattccggaataagaatacatggaatggAAGTTAGggatccttcgtttttacggagattcacgtaaaattgtcaaacacctgctaaaatgctattttaatcatatctttattattttgttgcttcaaaacgccagacattccgttttaaatcatcactccacgtattcttattccggaatagggtagTAACGTTCTTGTTACGTTTAAGTAGATACTTCTTGATCCGTCAGCAGGAAAGCCGATCAATGGtattcagcaaagaaaacaataaatgcAAACTCAACCTCACTTGTTTAATTCACGTCACGAAATAGTCTGCATTACAATTTCTACAGGATGGCTATCTCACTCACTTAGCAAaggcaacaacaaaaaaaccacATTAACTCTCTTATATAGGGTGCGCTACGCTATTCTCTAGAACATTCTAAGTGATTAATGTTCTATAAATATCACAAATGTTAAGACTTATAAACAAATACTGATTCCTGAACATTCTACCACTAGTCAGCAATCTAGGATGCATGTTCTTTCAATGTCACGCAATCATCATATCGTTATAAGGGTCAaccgaacgcacccttaatttaAAGTGCTATGACCAAAAagtcaattcttctttttcttttgatttcaaaactatgttaactaaacactaagtgacccaagttttaagccttgatttcaaaaacacacctgtttattttaactagaattttccaatttaatggtccgccattaccaaatttgaaatatttgagagagagctggatcgaggagaaaataacgTCGAAGACTCATTAGCTCtgaagaatgcaatgcgtgtgtacgaggcttaattaatatgcagcacgggagtttcgggctttcagacttttaaactagtgttttgcatataaaatGAACTGCATTTTAAGgtggtgagtaaatgacgtcactttccctagatccaatccTCTGAGGTCCCATCGGTCGGTTTTGAACGCGATTAATaacggactgtgaaatccaaaatttacactcaaagtaaacagcctttggataaatatccaagctcaaaattttgccagtgagGTGTTGAGTTGAGCAAACAcattgaaaatctgaagaaaaagggaaatgattttttttatcatagtagcactttaactgtTAGTAGCGTGCCTGAAACTTATGTCAGTCAATTCAAACCGGCGCTACGGTTGTTTTGTAAAGCCTGCAGGCCTAGGATATTGTTTATTCGTGATGAGTTTTAATCACAGCCGTTGGTAAGCACACAGCGCTAGTTTCAATACTCCTGAAGTATTATAGTATTTAAGATCATTAGGACGAACTTGAAAATTACTGACCTTTTTTTCCTGAGTCACTCAGAAAGACACAGCATAGTAATTAGAGCGCTACCAAAGAACGAAATCTGCAGTCTggtaaaaaaagggaaaaaaaagaaaatcacgaATAACTGTAACGATAGATCGTATCATGTGATTATGTGACACGTGATCTTATGATAATTATAGTTGATATGTGTTAGTGTAGAACAAGGCGCGGTCTAGTGTGTCATAATTATAGTAAACAATCGGTTCCATAAAACAGCTTTACAGCGATTTCAATAGAGTTTTCATTGCTTCATTCGTTACCGAAACAATAACGAAACGGAAATACCCTTTTTTCTTGGAATGATCCGTGCCTCACAAATCACTTTCTTTGCCTCAATGTACTAGAAACATACACTTAGTTTCCGTTCCTTTGTCGCAGTGTGAAACTAATCTAAAAGATTTAGCATgaattaaaataaagtaaaaaaaaaagacaagaaaaagcTGTAATGATGTCAAAAGCAAAACGCAcgcattttctatttttaagtCGAGTTCTAAGATATAGTGACACGACTTTTTTTGATAAGCTTAACAAACAGAAGAGCATCTTTTGAGCCAACCTGATCTCGATTAACAATCTGACCATAAATGCATTGTTTCAAAGTAGCGATGTTCGGATAGAATTGATTGTTCCTGAACCATTCTACAATCTATGGAGCATTTAACTTACCTTttgcaaataatttaaaagattGCGTTTAAACAATACAGAGATTACAGCAGGACGAGAGGACAGCAATTTGGAAGAATCGTGTTTTCTTGGCGAAGGCGCGGAAACTGATTTGTTCAGTTGCAGTTTTCAATATATAGCGCAAATCGTTCTATTATCAGCTCTGTGATATCACGTTGTTTTGACTCCTGTATTATGAAAATTAAACGGAAAATGAAATTACGCCCGgcaaaaataaaaggaaaaatgtcTCCGGCTTTAAGAATACCCGACAATTATATATAAGCCTTACTGCCGGTAAACATGTACAGGGGAAGTATGGAAACCaagcactcgaaaacgaagaacatAGCACGAAGCACCCAAAGGTTCGGAATCGAACTACCTATAGTAAGTCGAAAAAGAAGCCGAATcccaactcgaaaacgaagttcttaaaactcgaaaacgaagcatcccaagtcgaaaacgaagcagCTTTGACCATAGACAGAAACCAAATTTGTTCCTGTtgatcaaaataaaaatcaacttTTTACTAAAGattgtttttctgttgtttcttACTATATCCTTGAATTGAGAAAGTTGGGTACGCAGCAAAAACCACTATGGTctttaaatccttaaatggtcttacaccCGATTATTTAATAGATATAATAATTTATCAATCGATCTGACTGACGTTACTAATTATTCACTAAGGGACTCCGTGAACAAAATATATTAAGCAAGAgacgatacaacgtagatttgattttattggtgtactatatttcggctggccaaaccagccttcttcaggtacaatgagagtttacattgaattgcttatatatagtaaatggatgttgacgtaatactggaaaaatgtgataaaacatggcagttacaacgaatttgaattcaaatagtaagagtaacggaaaaataacgaaaatgactctaaataataaactgaaatctaatacgtttcttcgcggatatttagaccgttgggatcaattgtcctgccttttgaaattaaaaatgtttccctagccttacggatcgagtctctgttagaaaatattttttcgataggaattaattgcatatCCTTaattggagatgttgtggggagaggagaggaaatgctCTGCGACTTTAGtgggtttggatttggtgttagcgtcaTCTAAAGTGAGgtggtgttcattaaaacggtcttttaaacgtcgtcagtttagtttctcctatgcactgtagatggcatctgttgcattgaatcatgtagataaggtttttagtttcgcaagttatgtgggaattaatggagcgtgtttcgccagtagagaagaatttgtagttggttagtccatggaaaatgtaaagacaggtagcgcagttcttgccacagcgaaaagaaccggaaggaagtgcggAATTAGACTGAGTTACattaggggacagtttagctgttaccagcagGTCCCGAAGGtaaggggagcgcctgaaagccacaacaggtagatgtaggaaagcatttttgcagcggttagaggaaagaagtagattgtagtgtttttttttattatgttgaagatggaaggaagtgatggatgaaaggtcgttatgaaaggtatgctTTTGGGTTTGTTTATCTGTTTAGGTTGTTGGTATGTATGCGGGAATGTTTGCGGCGAgcatttgtttagtaacaaagtcgCGTTTGTAACgtcgtttcagaaggtatgtcgttagttcagTGGGGCGACTCTTGAACGTTTCGTTGGTAGAACAAATTTGTCGTAGGCagagtgctaggctgaaaggaacggcttttttgtgtgtagaggatgacaaaaggaataaagtaaatgttggtgtttgtccgtaggtttcgtgtataggtctgtatttatgtttccgtcactcctcattctaattccgcacttccttccggttcttttagctgtggcaaaaactgcgctacctgtccttacattttccattttccacacattttccattttccatggactaaccaattaccaactacacattcttctccattaattcccacataacttgcgaaactaaaaaccttatctacatataaatataaaaacaaaactcttTCATTTAAggcgtttttcatttttagcCTCCATGCTAGCAAAATCGGGGCATGCGCAGATCTGGACTCCAGAGCTTAATTTGACTTGGCCCCACATCAGGAAATATTTTCTCTTGGGGCCCTTAACAATCTGTGAAAGCTTCATGCTTGTATCTCCAAAGCTTGAACAATTCCAGCTTTTTTTGGTCGATAAATACAAGAGATGACAAACCTGTGGCTTGGGTTCTAGCCATATACGACAGCAACAGTGATAACGATGGAGATCGCTGACCACTTTTACtcgagaaaaacaaaaaggaagagGTCATTGAATGTTCtctctccctttttttttttattctgtcAAACTTGGTAGATGTTAGTAATGCAGAACCCAAACGAGGATACAGAATGGAACGATGCTTTGCGACGCCATGGAATTTTGCCACAAAAAGAAAGCGAAGTTACGGAAGATCAGCTCGTGAACATTGTAGAGGAGACTGTACAGAGGAAAACGGCGGGATTAAATGTTGTAAAGGCATATGAAGATATGACATTAGATGAACTAGAAGAATTAGAAGACGAGGAGGATGAACGTATTCTTTTACAGTATAGGTAACAAAAAAATCTACCTTTGAAACGCTGACAACACATTAAGCTATTTTTGACCATATAAGGTATGATTTTTCTCAACATACTTCCTGGCCCCAGTTATTCAAACGATGAATAGCGCTaaccaccggataaatcactatccagcggataaacactagcaaaaccgattgagttatccagtggatagtgatttatccggcggatagcgctatccatcgtttcaacaactggggcctggttgaTTGCGGTAGTTTCCTCAAGAGTCAAATCCTGGTTTTCGGCTTCCTATAGCACGACTTTTAAATACCCAGGCCATGTTATCTCTGTGATATGCAGTATTAAGCCCCGTGGGAGAAGGGTAGTGACTCAGACAGCTGTGAAGTGAagttattagtctctcccctctgggcttttcaggactaattcacaatgctttttgtgggggactttggcCAGACTGCTTGTAACGTATAttcagtttacaatttatttagGAAATGAAAGATGCCCACGACCAGattaggtcagaccacaacatgGAGGACAATGTCCCTTGGGTAGCCTCCAGTTAGGGATTTGGACAAGTAGATTGCCCCACACATGAAGGCTATCTGTTAGGGATGGATTACATGAGCCATGCCAGTGGTCCTATTAGGGGATGTCAATTTCAAGCACTGTTGCTCGAGATGAACCATCTCAGCCTGGTCGTGGTATTGTAGCCTCTCTGTTAGGGAGACTGGATTTGAAAGCGCATGCTTAGGTTTCGAATGAAACTGTGACCTCCTTATAGATttgtgttctgtttttctgaatTCAGCCGAATTTCATGTTCAATTGGTTGCATCCTGCTAGCTAGGATTTTTCAGTACGTTCTGTACAATTTGTAATCTTCGTTCCCAGCCCATGGTTGTTAGCAAGGTCATGTGGGTCCTCCCACCTGTTTAATTAGCCCTGAAAAGACTGAGATAATGTGGACATAAGTTATTGTCATCTTAATGACAAGAGCAAGAGATTTCTCAAAAGACATCCTCTCACTTTGAGGAAAAGGAAGGCAGAGGTATAGCCAACATAATACAAACCATATCTGTGAGACTGGAGCAgagtaatttatgtcacctgaACCTTACTTCATCTGTGCAGCTACCATATTTTCTAGACTTGTCCGTCCCCCTGCACTCACTGATCAGCCGAAAAATTGttactttcatgaaaaacaGTGTGGATGTTGACACGAAAAACCGGAAAGTACCCTGGGTTTAAGAGAGTGTGCCGCCATTCCCCCCCTCCcaacctttgaaaaatcctaaCTACACCCCTGGAAGGTTTACAATACTGTTCATTGAGTAGGAGAGTTTAACTggcaatttcttttgcttttccaGAATCGCTGGTAaactaaaccattgttttcaaatgacaaGTACCGGTATTAGCTTGTCATTTGGAAGCAGGTCGTGTGGTTTTGTAAGCTATACagcagtgtttatttttaaaggcAACAAAGGATTGCAGAAATACAAAAAGTGCAGAAAGCATCAAAGTTTGGTGATGTGAGAGAGATTTCAGCCCAAGATTATGTGGATGAGGTCAACAGAGCAGGCAAAGGAGTATGGGTCATACTACATCTATACAAAGCTGGGTATCCTTTGTCACAAAGTAGAATTCTGACCACGCCAAAATTGTCAGTAATTAGTACATTCACATTCTAAACCTCAGTAGTTGCAATTCACACTTTccttgggggggaggggggtgggggaaaatgattttttaaattttatgaagtggtcaaaggaaacaaaacagTGGTAGAGCCAGACATCTTAAACCATCTCTAACCCAACAACATAGGACTGGCAAATTTTGTCCTATGCACCAGAACTCTGTGAAACTCTTCATTTGCTGTTTGGTTGTGGTGCAAATATATATGTAGGGCAGAAATGCCCTATGCTTTTTCAAGGTAGTGATTAGTTTTCTTATGCATTGTAGCTGGTGCCACCTTCCTAAAATCTGATGTGCATAAGAGCATCTACTTTTTGTTTTGAACAACCAAGCCAAAGTCAGTGCCAAAGTCAGCCATCTGGCAGTGCTATGGTTGGGACACCAGATTTTCAGGGTTACAGATGGTGGTTTAAGGTTTCTGGCTCTACCActgttttgtttcctttgtccATTTATGTCCACAAATGCAACTATTTAGATGCTACCCAATTCTGATATCCAACaggaagtgtccctttaagtcg
It includes:
- the LOC138033578 gene encoding tetratricopeptide repeat protein 28-like, with product MVDGKLEAVEQLMLELAIAISVEDRDREGRAHLHLGGAYLKLPDHLQAIKNYTQALHIFIEKGCRAEEGAVYNNLGIAYFCLGNFKQAIEYYEKMLSIAKEVGDRAGEGPTYGNLGNAYLGLGNFKQAIEYYEKDLSIAEEVGDRAREGPAYGNLGNAYLRLGNFKQAIVYYEKCLSIAKEVGYRAVEGSVYGNLGNAYLRLGNLKQAIEYYEKDLSIAKEVGDRAREGSTYGNLGTAYLRLGNFKQAIVYYEKCLSIAKEVGYRAVEGSVYGNLGNAHLGLGNFKQAIEYYEKGLSIAKEVGDRAGEGTIYGNLGNAYFSLGNFKQAIEYYEKCFSIAKEVGDRAAEGKIYGNLGNAYRNLGNFKQAIEYYEKGLSIAKEAGDRAAEGTIYGNLGNAYFSLGNFKQAIVYYEKCLSIAKEVGDRTAERTMYGNLGNAYRNLGNFKLAIEYYEKGLSIAKEVGDRGDRAEEGSAYGSLGIAYLGLGNLKQAIEYYEKCLSIAKEVWDRTVEGAIYGNLGNAYLGLGNFKQAIEYYEKRLSIAKEVGDRAGEESAYGNLGIAYLRLGNLKQAIEYYEKCLSIAKEVGDRTEEGSAYGNLGNAYLRLGNFKQAIEYHEKCLSIAKEVGDRAKEGPSYGNLGTVHRNLGNFKQAIEYHEKCLSIAKEVGDRAKEGSSYGNLGIAHCNLGNFKLAIEFYEKCLNIAKEVGDRAAEGTAYGNLGIAYGNLGNFKLAMEYHEHSLCIRKESGDCLGEGIAWCWQGYVHELLGSLSNALSCYRLSIKHFDETRYSLKSEDELKISFRDFYSMSYTSLWRTLLKNGEIEEALYAAEKGRAQALMDILKDQYGIDSQSFSGLAPNPTLTAALELLPSQAVFVALDKNKITFWVLRKDSKITFRQNEIANGSADLLMETILKGIGERDGVRCENRSLDPLRSDLSCSKKPISEETVLPSSSSLNSLQPLYDVLLGPIADLLQGNELIVVPDGQFCLAPYSALSESIRIRTVPSLSALNVIVGAPEDFHSKTGALLVGDPWLKEVTNKKGEPILKQLPFAKQEVEMIGQLLHTTPLIGKRATKAEVLKSMKSVALVHIAAHGCSKTGEIALAPNVERKSPIPKEEDFILKMSDVQTISLRARLVVLSCCHSGQGKVKSEGVVGIARAFLCAGARSVLVSLWAIDDEVTLLFMRSLYQHLVDGKSASAALQQAMKSLRESKQYCAIKHWAPFVLVGDDVTLEFPK
- the LOC138032140 gene encoding phosducin-like protein 3 codes for the protein MLVMQNPNEDTEWNDALRRHGILPQKESEVTEDQLVNIVEETVQRKTAGLNVVKAYEDMTLDELEELEDEEDERILLQYRQQRIAEIQKVQKASKFGDVREISAQDYVDEVNRAGKGVWVILHLYKAGIPLCSLVNQYLTQLAKKFPRTKFLKSVSTTCIPNYPDKHLPTIFIYFEEDMKKQYVGPLMFGGMNLKIDELEWMLAEAGAVKTELEDDPRKKHKIHDVMTSSLRQATVRDTDEDDDDEDDD